The Archangium primigenium genomic interval TCTTCACCTGGCGGGCGGAGGCCCGCATGCGCTCGGGCGGCCTGGATCTCATCCTCGATGGGCACACCCGGCGGCTGTCCCTGCCGCCCATCCGCAACGCCGAGGGCATCTTCGAGCGGGGCCACCGGCTGGAGCTCGACTGCGCCCGCATCCAGCGCATCACCCTGGAGCGACACATCCACCGGGATGCCGAGGGTCACCCCTCCACGCGCCACCGGCCCACGATCACCTACCTGGACGAGCGCGGCGAGCCCCGCCAGGAAACCATCGTGGACTGGGGCTTGGAGGAGCGCGCGAGCGCCCTGGTCCTCTGGCTACAGAAGCGGCTGGACGCCCGATCTTGATGTCTCGGGTTCTACCTGGAGTCATTTTCCCCTGACACTTGGCGCGCGGTCCCAGGGCTCGGACTCCAAGAAAGCCCACGCGCGTCGGGCCACGGGGCTATGGTCCTCGCCATGACGCAACCGAGCCGTTCCGCCTCCACCTACGTCCTCATCGATGCGGAGAACATCGATTGGGCCGTGTCCAACGTCGTGGGACGCAAGCCGGAGCCCCAGGATCGCGTGCAGTTCGATCGCCTGGTGGCGTTCTGCGAGTCGCGCTTCCCCACCCCCGCGCGCTGCATCGTGGTGCTCAACGCCCGGGGCGAGCAGCTGCCGGACGTGATGATCGGCTTCGTGCGCGCGCTCAAGACCGCGGGCTGCGAGGTCGTGCTGCTGCACGGCCGCCCCGAGCAGAAGGTGGTGGACATCGGCATCCTGAAGTTGCTGGAGGCCATCCGCACCACCAAGCCGGGCGCCCACGTGGTGCTCGCCAGCCACGACGGCAGCGACTTCGCCGCCGCCCTGCGCCCGCTCCTGGACGAGAAGCGCAAGGTGACGCTGCTGGGTCTGCGCGAGTACGTGAGCCAGCGCTTCCGCGAGTTCGTGCCCGCGGGCCTGGAGATCCTCGACCTGGAGATGGACGCCAAGGTCTTCCAGCGTCCCCTGCCCCGGCTGCTGCCCATCCGCGTGGACGACTTCGACGCGGCCGGCTTCCTCTAAGAGGTCCCATGGGCGACACGCCCCGGTGGAATGGAGGCAAGCTCGGCCCCTACCACGTGGGCCGCCGCTACCGGCGCGTGCCGCCTGACCTGGGCCGCGTCTACGAGGCCCACCACGTGGAGACGGGCGCCTCGGCGCTCGTGGTCGTGCCCGACAAGGACGAGTCGTGGGCCCCCACCCGGGACTGGCGGGTGAGCGCCCAGGGCTCGCACTCGCCCCCGTTCCTCGCCGCCGAGGTGGAGCGCGCCCCCGAGGCCAGCCCCGAGTCCGCCGCGGAATTGACGCTGCTGTTCCACCGGCTCGCGGGCGTGTTCGCCGCCTTCGAGGGCCGCCCGGACGCCCTGCACCACCTCACCGGCACCCTGCCCCGCGACGCGCGCCACCTCGCCCGCTGGCGCCCCCGCCTGCGCCGACTCGGCCACGCCGTCTGCGCCCTCGCGCTCGCGGTGCTCTTCTGGCCGGGCAGCGCCTCACACGAGCAACACCTCACCGCCGAGCGGCACTTCGCTCGGACACAGCTCGCCGACCCCCTGCCCTCCAAGCCCTATCCGGACCAGGCGAAGCCCCCCTGCAAGTCGGAGTGGGCCGAGGTGGAGATCCAGGGCGGCTGCTGGGTGGAGCTCTCCAGGCGCCCGCCTTGCGGCAAGACGACGGAGCACGCGGGCAAGTGTTACCTGCCCTCCAAGGCCGAGCCCCGGCCGCCCCAGTCCCTCACCCCGTGACGGGCATCGCCTTGCGGCGATGTGACCTCCGTGGTGAGATGACCTCTAAAGTCAGATTCACGGATCGCGCCGACTGCCAGCGGTGCCCCTCCGTGCCCCCCTGAGAACGGGGTGCCGTGCTCGTGCGCGGCGCCCACTCTCGGCGATGCCCTCCAAGGTGCCTGGCAGCCCTTGGGGGGCATTGTTTTTCGCCGAGTCACGCGCGCGGGGACTACTTCGGAAGTTTCCCGCTGACATATTACCTCCGAAGTCATATAACTCCGGAGGTTGGACCGGAGGTGGAAGCAGCATGGTGCCGAAGAGGGTGGTGGCCCCCCGAGGGAAGCACGAGAGCAAGCAGAAGCTGGCCCGAGCGCTGGGCGACACGGCCCGGGGCGCGCGCAAGCGCGAGGCGCTGACCCAGGCCGACGTGGCCGAGCGCATTGGACTGGCGACCGAGGTGTATGGACGACTGGAGCGGGGCCTGCTCATGCCGAGCGTGCCCACGCTGCGCCGGTTGTGCCTGGCGCTGCGGCTGCCGGCGGACGCGCTTCTGTCGCTCGACATGGCCCGTCCGCCCGCGTGGACGGAGGCCCCCGCGCCGCCCGAGGAGGAGGGCCCCGAGATGCGGCGGCTGATGCGGCATGTCCGCAAGCTCACTGCTGAACAACTCAAGGCCCTGGCCCTCGTGGCCGCCACCCTGCGGCGGGAGGAGTGAACCGCCGCCGGGTCGCCCTCCCCCCTCAGGAGGGAGGGCTCCAGGGCGCGGGGGAGGCTATGCTCCGGTCCGTGCGCCCCGCGGATGGACTGGACGACTACCTTCAAGAGCCCTTCGGCCGGTATCTGGCCGGAGAGAACTTCATCCACTGGTACGCCTCACCCGAGCTGTGCGGCTTCACGGTCTGGGGTCGGCCCGGCGAGGCGCAGATCTCCCGGCTCACCTCGGTGCTGGACGTGGAGCTGGCCCCGGCCCAGCCGCACGTGTCGCTCGTGGATGCGCGGCGCATCGAGGCGCCAGACCCCAGCGGGCTGTCCGTGCTGGTGAAGTACATGGCCCCGCGCATCTCCGGCTTCGCCCAGACGGTGCGCAAGCAGGCCCTGGTGCGCCCCGAGGGGCTGGCGGGCGCGGTGGTGGGCGGCTTCTACAGCCTGGTGAGTTCCAGCTATCCCACCCGTGCCTTCGCCGACCCCCTGGAGGGCCTGAGCTGGCTGGGCCGCACCGAGACCGAGGCGCGCGGGCTGCTCTCGGAGCTGGACGCGCTGGTGCTCCAGCAACAGGGCCAGTCGCCGCTCATCGGCGAGCTGCACCGGGTGATGCGCCCCAAGCTGTGCGAGGAGCTCAACCTGGCGGACGTGGCGCGGGAGATGGGCATGTCCGAGCGCACGCTCCAGCGCCGCCTGCGCGACACGGGCACGTCCTTCCAGGCCGAGTTCAACATGGTGCAGGTGCGCACCGCCCAGTCCCTGCTGCTGGCGAGCGACGCCAAGCTCACGGCGGTGGCCGCCGAGGTGGGCTGCGCCTCGCTGCAACACTTCAGCAGCCTGTTTCGCAAGTACACCGGCGAGTCCCCCAGCGTCTGGCGCGCCAAGAACAAGCCCGGGGCCTGAGCGCGGTGGACGGGACGCATGACTCGGGACCACCGGGCGCCCCCACGGTCGATCCCCACTCGCCCCCCCGTACGTCTTCCTCCTCCGCCACGCCGGTGTTTCCCGTGCCGGGCTGGGAGCGCTACCAGGGCCTGCGCCTGCTGGGCCAGGGTGGCATGGGCCAGGTGTTCCTCGCCTACGATCCGCGCCTGCGCCGGCACGTGGCCATCAAGTTCGTCAAGGGCGAGGACGGCGACCTGTCGCGCCGCTTCCTGTCCGAGGCGCGCGCCCAGGCCCGCGTCGCCCACGAGAGCGTCTGCCAGGTGCACGAGGTGGCCGAGGTGGACGGCCGCCCCTACATCGCCATGCAGTTCATCGACGGCGTGCCGCTCGGGCAGCTCGTGGGCCAGCTCACCGTGGAGCAGACGGTCCAGGTGATGCGCGACGCCTGCCGGGGCGTGCACGCCGCCCACCGCGCCGGGCTCATCCACCGCGACCTCAAGCCGGGCAACATCCTGGTCGAGCGCACCGAGGACGGCCGGCTCAAGGCCTACGTCATGGACTTCGGCCTGGCCCATGACGGCACGGCCACCGGCGCCACCGCCACCGGCTCCGTGCTGGGCACGCCGCAGTACATGTCCCCCGAGCAGGCCCGGGGCGAGGTGGGCCGCCTGGATCGCCGCGCGGACGTCTACAGCCTGGGCGCCACGCTCTACCAACTGCTCACCGGCCACGTCCCCATCTCCGGCGACAACGGGCTGGAGGTGCTCAGCCGCATCCCCACCGTGGAGCCCCGCCCGCCCCGCGCGCTCGCGCCCGGCCTGCCCGAGGACCTGGAGGCCATCGTCCTCACGTGCCTGGAGAAGGACCGCGCGGCCCGGTACGACTCGGCCCACGCGCTCGCCGAGGACCTGGAGCGCTTCCTCGTGGGCGAGCCCGTCCGTGCGCGCGCCCCTGGCTGGGCCTACCGGCTGCGCAAGCACGTGCGCCGGCACCGGGTGGCCGTGGGCGCGGCGGCGGTGGCGCTCGTGGCGGTGACGGGCGCCCTGGGCTGGACCGCGGTGGCTCGCCAGCGCGCCGCCGCGCGCGAGCGGCTCATCCGCCACTTCACCGAGCGCGTGGAGCACATCGAGGCCCAGGCCCGTTACTCCGCCCTGTCGCGCCTGCACGACGTGCGCGCCGATCGCGCCGAGCTGCGCCGCGCCATGGCCTCGCTGGAGGAGGAGATCCACCGGGCGGACGACACCGTCCAGGCCGCGGGCCACTACGCGCTCGGACGCGGCGCGCTGGCGCTCGGCGACCCGCACCAGGCCCGCGAGCGACTGGAGCGCGCGTGGGCCCAGGGCTTCCACGAACCGCGCGTCGCCTGGACCCTGGCCCTGGTGCTCGGGGGGCTCTACCGCGAACAGCTCCTGGAGGCGGAGAACCTCCCCTCGCCCGAGCGGCGCGAGTCGGCCCGGCGCGCGCTCCAGGAGCGCTACCGCGCGCCCGCCCTGGAGTGGTCACGGCGCGGCGCGGGCGCCGAGGTGCCCTCGGCCGGGTACATGGCGGCGCTGTTGGACTTCCACGAGGAGCGGCTCGACGAGGCCCTGCGCCGGCTCGACGCGGAGGGCCCCGGACGCCCCTGGTTCCACGAGGGGCTCCAGCTCCGGGGCGATCTGCTCATGCTCCGGGCCCGGCACCGCTGGAACCGGGGCGACACGGACGGGGCCCGCGCGGACCTCACGGCCGGCCGGGAGGCCCTGCGCGCCGCCGCCGCCACCGCCGAGAGCCTGCCTGCGGTGCACGAGTCCCTGGCGCGGCTCGAGTACACCGAGCTGGTCCTGGAGCTCTACAGCCGGGGCGACATCCTCCCCGCCTATACGCGCGGCCTGGAGGCCGTGGCGCGCATGGCCGCGGTGGCGCCGGACTCGCCCGAGGCGCGCTTTCGCGAGGCGCGCTTCCACAACCGGCTGGCGGAGTTCCGGCTCAACCAGGGCGCCGACGCGGAGGCCCCGCTCGACCAGGCCCTCACCGCCGCGCGCGCCGCCCTCGCCCTCGCCCCCGGCCACACGCCCTCCCGCCGCGAGCTGGCGCAGGGCCTGTTGCGCCGCGCGCGCTCGCTCCAGGGCCGGGGACTGGAGCCCGGACCCGTGCTGCGCCAGGCCCTCGAGGTGCTCGAGCCCATTCCCGAAGCGGAGCGCGACTACGAGTTCCACGCCCTGCGCGGTCTACTGTTCCGCGTCTGGGTGGACCACACGGAGGCCACGGGGGGCGATCCCTCCGCCCCTCTCACCGAGGCCATCGCGGCGTACCAGCGGGCCATCGCGCTGGACGAGCGGCTGCCGGACGCGTGGATCAACCTGGGCCAGGCGTGGCTCAAGCACGCGGGGCTCGCGAGCACGGCCCGGCCCGAGGAGGATTTGGAGCAGGCCCGGCGGGCCCTGGAGCGCGCCCAGGCCCTCAACCCGCGCAACTTCGTGGCGTGGTTCCTCGGCGGCACCCTGGAGTTCGAGCGAGCCACCTGGCTGCGCCAGACCGGCGCGGATGCCCGGCCCGCGCTCGTCACCGCGGCGGCGCACTTCCAGCGCGGCCTCGACATCAACCCCCGCGTGGCCCCGCTGCACAACGGCCAGGGCATGGCCTTCGCGGAGCAGGGCCGCGAGGCGTGGGAGCGCGGCGAGGACCCCGAGCCCCTGCTCGCCCGGGCCCAGGCGGCGTACGCGCGGGCCGTGGAGGTGGCCCCCGGCCAGGGCTGGGGACAGAACAACGCGGGCGAGGTCCATGCCGCGCGCGCCGGCTACCGGCTGCTCCAGGGGGAGGACCCGAGCGCCGAGGCCCGGGCGGCCGAGGCGGAGTACCTGCGCGCCGTGACCCTGCTGCCCGGTCAGGCGACGCCCTGGGCCAACCTGGCCAAGGTCCGCGTCCAGCGCGCGGCCTTCGTCCTGGAGCACGGCGGAGACCCCCAGGCGCTGCTCGCCCAGGCCCAGGAGGCGCTCACCCAGGCCTTCCAGCGCCACGCCGACGAGGCCCAGGCCTGGTTCCACCAGGGCGAGGTCCATGCCCTCCAGGCGCGCTTACAGGGTCGGCGTCGGGCCCCGGACACGGGCGAGGCCTTCGATCGGGCGACCCGGGCGCACGAGAAGGCGGTCCAGCTCGCGCCGCGCAACGCGGACTACCGGCTCGCGCTCGGGCACCTGGAGCGCGAGCGGGGACGCTGGCTGCGCGCCTCGGGCCAGGACGCGGCCCCGACGCTCCAGCGCGGCCTGACCCTCGCCGAGGCGCTGCTCGCCGCGCGCCCCACGTGGACGGAGGCGCTGTGGCTCAAGGCCAGCCTGCTGGAGGCGCTGCGCACGCCCGACGCCGCGCTCACCGCGAAGGTGCTCGCGGCCAACCCGCATCGGGCGCGCTGGTGGCGCGGCCAGTCCTCCGGGCCCTGAGCG includes:
- a CDS encoding NYN domain-containing protein; this encodes MTQPSRSASTYVLIDAENIDWAVSNVVGRKPEPQDRVQFDRLVAFCESRFPTPARCIVVLNARGEQLPDVMIGFVRALKTAGCEVVLLHGRPEQKVVDIGILKLLEAIRTTKPGAHVVLASHDGSDFAAALRPLLDEKRKVTLLGLREYVSQRFREFVPAGLEILDLEMDAKVFQRPLPRLLPIRVDDFDAAGFL
- a CDS encoding helix-turn-helix domain-containing protein, with the translated sequence MVPKRVVAPRGKHESKQKLARALGDTARGARKREALTQADVAERIGLATEVYGRLERGLLMPSVPTLRRLCLALRLPADALLSLDMARPPAWTEAPAPPEEEGPEMRRLMRHVRKLTAEQLKALALVAATLRREE
- a CDS encoding helix-turn-helix transcriptional regulator; its protein translation is MSRLTSVLDVELAPAQPHVSLVDARRIEAPDPSGLSVLVKYMAPRISGFAQTVRKQALVRPEGLAGAVVGGFYSLVSSSYPTRAFADPLEGLSWLGRTETEARGLLSELDALVLQQQGQSPLIGELHRVMRPKLCEELNLADVAREMGMSERTLQRRLRDTGTSFQAEFNMVQVRTAQSLLLASDAKLTAVAAEVGCASLQHFSSLFRKYTGESPSVWRAKNKPGA
- a CDS encoding protein kinase domain-containing protein, producing MPGWERYQGLRLLGQGGMGQVFLAYDPRLRRHVAIKFVKGEDGDLSRRFLSEARAQARVAHESVCQVHEVAEVDGRPYIAMQFIDGVPLGQLVGQLTVEQTVQVMRDACRGVHAAHRAGLIHRDLKPGNILVERTEDGRLKAYVMDFGLAHDGTATGATATGSVLGTPQYMSPEQARGEVGRLDRRADVYSLGATLYQLLTGHVPISGDNGLEVLSRIPTVEPRPPRALAPGLPEDLEAIVLTCLEKDRAARYDSAHALAEDLERFLVGEPVRARAPGWAYRLRKHVRRHRVAVGAAAVALVAVTGALGWTAVARQRAAARERLIRHFTERVEHIEAQARYSALSRLHDVRADRAELRRAMASLEEEIHRADDTVQAAGHYALGRGALALGDPHQARERLERAWAQGFHEPRVAWTLALVLGGLYREQLLEAENLPSPERRESARRALQERYRAPALEWSRRGAGAEVPSAGYMAALLDFHEERLDEALRRLDAEGPGRPWFHEGLQLRGDLLMLRARHRWNRGDTDGARADLTAGREALRAAAATAESLPAVHESLARLEYTELVLELYSRGDILPAYTRGLEAVARMAAVAPDSPEARFREARFHNRLAEFRLNQGADAEAPLDQALTAARAALALAPGHTPSRRELAQGLLRRARSLQGRGLEPGPVLRQALEVLEPIPEAERDYEFHALRGLLFRVWVDHTEATGGDPSAPLTEAIAAYQRAIALDERLPDAWINLGQAWLKHAGLASTARPEEDLEQARRALERAQALNPRNFVAWFLGGTLEFERATWLRQTGADARPALVTAAAHFQRGLDINPRVAPLHNGQGMAFAEQGREAWERGEDPEPLLARAQAAYARAVEVAPGQGWGQNNAGEVHAARAGYRLLQGEDPSAEARAAEAEYLRAVTLLPGQATPWANLAKVRVQRAAFVLEHGGDPQALLAQAQEALTQAFQRHADEAQAWFHQGEVHALQARLQGRRRAPDTGEAFDRATRAHEKAVQLAPRNADYRLALGHLERERGRWLRASGQDAAPTLQRGLTLAEALLAARPTWTEALWLKASLLEALRTPDAALTAKVLAANPHRARWWRGQSSGP